Proteins encoded by one window of Desulfomicrobium macestii:
- a CDS encoding ABC transporter permease, with the protein MFFLDSLWAALRLLLEFDAELLHIVGVSLNVSFWSTAAACILGVPAGFLIGVGRFRAKQAVITFFNTMLALPTVVIGLLVYSLLSRRGVLGSLGWLYTQKAMIFGQIILITPIVIAFTIAAVGRIDDRYRRTALTLGASPWQVALVILREARFSIMAAIVAAFGRVISEIGISMMLGGNAKGFTRTMTTAMALEYDKGEFVLALGLGIVLLAISLAVNVLMGYAQGRTQR; encoded by the coding sequence ATGTTTTTTCTGGACAGTCTTTGGGCCGCGCTCAGGCTGCTGCTCGAGTTCGATGCCGAACTCCTTCATATCGTCGGCGTGTCCCTGAACGTGAGTTTCTGGTCCACGGCGGCCGCGTGCATTCTTGGAGTCCCTGCGGGATTTCTGATCGGGGTCGGGCGTTTTCGCGCCAAACAGGCCGTCATCACCTTTTTCAACACCATGCTGGCCCTGCCCACCGTGGTCATCGGCCTTTTGGTCTATTCCCTGCTTTCGCGGCGCGGTGTTCTGGGCTCCCTTGGCTGGCTGTACACGCAAAAGGCCATGATCTTCGGTCAGATCATCCTCATTACTCCCATTGTCATTGCCTTCACCATTGCCGCCGTGGGCCGCATCGATGACCGCTATCGTCGTACGGCCCTGACGCTGGGCGCTTCACCATGGCAGGTCGCGCTGGTGATCCTGCGCGAGGCGCGTTTCAGCATCATGGCCGCCATTGTGGCCGCCTTTGGCCGGGTCATTTCGGAGATAGGCATCTCCATGATGCTCGGCGGCAACGCCAAGGGTTTCACCCGGACCATGACCACGGCCATGGCCCTGGAATACGACAAGGGCGAATTCGTCCTCGCCCTGGGGCTGGGCATTGTGCTGCTGGCCATCAGCCTGGCCGTCAACGTACTGATGGGCTACGCACAGGGGAGGACGCAGCGATGA